From the Spiroplasma chrysopicola DF-1 genome, one window contains:
- the prmC gene encoding peptide chain release factor N(5)-glutamine methyltransferase: MTIRELIKKTEAELSEVAIPNFISDIKALVAFSLQTSLAQLYAMQEDEVNFNLEQYWELIREYKNGKPLQQITNRQYFYGNEFYVDSNVLIPRYETEELVDYINVIIDDRKTKKPGPLTLIDIGTGSGAIAISIGLENPDLKIYASDISEPALKVTEKNLTQLDCQNVELLQGNMLEPFIKQKIKADILVCNPPYIPKQQKISARVKDYEPHVALFGGEDGLFFYHEIFKNWEKVMKEDGILCFEHGYDQKRQLEKLARHYFPKKKYKFTKDVNKKWRMLFIYLL, translated from the coding sequence ATGACAATTCGTGAATTGATTAAAAAAACTGAAGCAGAGTTAAGTGAAGTAGCGATTCCTAATTTTATTAGTGATATTAAAGCCTTGGTTGCTTTTTCGCTACAAACATCATTAGCACAATTGTATGCAATGCAAGAAGATGAAGTTAATTTTAATTTAGAACAATATTGAGAATTAATTAGGGAGTATAAAAATGGTAAACCACTCCAACAAATTACTAACCGCCAATATTTTTATGGTAATGAATTTTATGTTGATAGTAATGTTTTAATTCCCCGTTATGAAACAGAAGAACTTGTTGACTATATTAATGTTATTATTGATGATCGCAAAACAAAAAAACCAGGACCACTAACTTTAATAGACATTGGAACAGGCAGTGGGGCAATTGCAATTAGTATTGGATTAGAAAATCCGGATTTAAAAATTTATGCAAGTGATATTTCTGAACCAGCTTTGAAAGTAACGGAGAAGAACCTTACGCAATTAGATTGTCAAAATGTTGAACTTTTGCAAGGTAATATGCTTGAACCATTTATTAAGCAAAAGATAAAAGCTGATATTCTTGTTTGCAACCCCCCATATATTCCGAAACAACAAAAAATTAGTGCTAGGGTTAAAGATTATGAACCCCATGTTGCTTTATTTGGTGGCGAAGATGGGTTATTTTTCTACCATGAGATTTTTAAGAATTGGGAAAAAGTTATGAAAGAAGATGGTATTTTATGTTTTGAACATGGTTATGATCAAAAACGCCAATTAGAAAAACTTGCTCGCCATTATTTTCCAAAGAAAAAATATAAATTTACAAAAGATGTCAATAAAAAGTGACGAATGTTATTTATTTATCTTTTGTAG